From the genome of Etheostoma spectabile isolate EspeVRDwgs_2016 chromosome 10, UIUC_Espe_1.0, whole genome shotgun sequence, one region includes:
- the pcdh2ac gene encoding protocadherin alpha-8 isoform X5 has product MEQRGRKAWRDLQFWFAFMLILDITWSGASAQIRYSVSEEVPDETVVGNIAKDLGLDKSALKDRGYRIVAGSTEPLFQVNQDNGILYVKRRIDREEVCERTSPCLINLKTVLENPLEIHYVAVEILDINDHSPVFPEKEKRLEISESALPGARFQLQAARDPDVSQFSIQQYRLSHNEYFRLEVKDRGEDRKVPFLVLQKQLDRETAGKIKLRLTAVDGGKPVKSGAIEIIVDVLDVNDNSPVFTKELYSATLKENVPVGTVVIQVNATDLDEGANSEIIYSFGNEVDTKLMDVFSIDEHTGEIKVTGKIDFEECKSYEIDIQASDKGQAPLTTDKSVMINIIDVNDNAPEIEVTSFSSSIKEDSKIGTTVALISVSDLDSGINGKVICTIKEEGPFTLSPSLQENMYAVVTRSQLDREIVSQFEVTIIAKDTGDLSFSTEKTIRVVVSDVNDNTPEFSSSPYVFYITENNSPGASVFSVKASDRDESDNALISYNIFRETSGENTLISFLNINSETGDILALKSFDFETLKTFQFQVVATDSGTPSLSSNVTVNVFILDQNDNAPVILYPVSSNGSAEGVEEIPRNVNAGHLVTKVRAYDADIGYNGWLLFSLQEVTDHSLFGLDRYTGQIRTLRSFTETDEAEHKLVILVKDNGNVSLSATATVVVKVVEPKEAFAASDVKSAAKDEEENNVTFYLMITLGSVSTLFLISIIVLIAMQCSKTTDYTSKYLQETNYDGTLCHSIQYRSGDKRYMLVGPRMSIGSTIVPGSHANTLVLPDRRGTSGERSEQM; this is encoded by the coding sequence ATGGAACAAAGAGGACGCAAAGCATGGAGGGACCTACAGTTTTGGTTTGCCTTTATGCTTATTCTGGATATTACATGGAGCGGAGCTTCTGCACAGATCAGGTATTCAGTATCAGAGGAGGTTCCAGATGAAACCGTCGTCGGGAATATAGCCAAGGATTTGGGGCTAGATAAGAGTGCACTAAAGGACAGAGGATATCGCATTGTAGCAGGCTCAACTGAGCCCCTGTTTCAAGTGAATCAAGATAACGGTAtattgtatgtcaaaagaagAATAGACAGAGAGGAAGTGTGCGAAAGGACAAGCCCCTGTTTGATCAATTTGAAAACCGTGCTAGAAAACCCGCTGGAGATCCACTACGTGGCAGTGGAAATACTAGATATAAATGATCACTCGCCGGTTTttccagagaaagagaaaaggcttGAGATCTCTGAGTCGGCTCTACCAGGAGCGAGATTTCAACTACAGGCTGCGCGCGACCCCGACGTAAGCCAGTTCTCCATTCAACAATATAGGCTCAGCCATAATGAATATTTTAGATTAGAAGTGAAGGATAGAGGCGAGGACCGTAAAGTACCATTTTTAGTTCTGCAGAAGCAGTTAGATAGAGAAACAGCTGGGAAAATTAAGCTACGCCTAACAGCTGTTGATGGGGGGAAACCAGTGAAGTCTGGCGCTATAGAAATTATTGTGGATGTACTTGATGTTAATGACAACTCCCCGGTGTTTACCAAAGAGTTGTATTCTGCCACACTCAAAGAAAATGTTCCCGTTGGCACTGTAGTGATACAAGTAAATGCAACCGATTTGGACGAGGGTGCAAATAGTGAAATAATATATTCATTTGGTAACGAAGTTGACACAAAATTAATGGATGTCTTTAGTATAGACGAGCACACTGGTGAAATTAAAGTTACCGGTAAGATAGACTTCGAGGAATGTAAAAGTTATGAAATTGACATTCAGGCGTCTGATAAGGGACAAGCTCCTCTAACAACTGACAAAAGTGTAATGATAAATATTATTGATGTTAATGATAATGCACCTGAAATAGAAGTGACATCATTTTCTAGCTCTATCAAGGAGGATTCAAAGATTGGAACTACAGTGGCTCTGATTAGTGTCAGTGATTTAGATTCTGGAATCAATGGTAAAGTCATTTGCACAATTAAAGAAGAAGGGCCTTTTACTTTATCTCCATCATTACAAGAAAACATGTACGCTGTTGTAACCAGGTCACAGTTGGACAGGGAAATTGTTTCCCAATTTGAAGTCACAATTATTGCGAAAGACACAGGTGATCTGTCATTTTCAACTGAAAAGACAATACGCGTTGTAGTATCAGATGTAAATGACAACACACCAGAGTTTTCATCAAGTCCCTATGTATTTTACATTACCGAGAACAACAGTCCCGGAGCATCAGTATTTTCAGTAAAGGCCTCTGATCGCGATGAAAGCGATAACGCTCTCATTTCATATAATATTTTCAGAGAAACAAGTGGAGAAAATAcattgatttcatttttaaatatcaacTCTGAAACTGGAGACATTTTGGCTCTGAAAAGTTTTGACTTTGAAACATTGAAAACGTTCCAGTTCCAAGTTGTTGCCACAGATTCTGGAACTCCGTCACTAAGCAGCAACGTCACAGTGAACGTGTTCATTCTGGATCAGAACGACAACGCTCCAGTCATCCTGTATCCAGTCAGCTCTAACGGTTCTGCTGAAGGTGTGGAGGAGATTCCCCGCAATGTGAACGCAGGACACTTGGTGACTAAAGTCAGAGCCTATGACGCTGATATAGGATATAACGGCTGGTTACTGTTCTCACTGCAGGAAGTTACTGACCACAGTCTCTTTGGTTTGGACCGCTATACAGGACAGATCAGAACACTTCGCTCATTCACAGAGACAGACGAGGCTGAGCATAAACTGGTCATACTGGTGAAAGACAATGGGAACGTTTCCCTCTCAGCAACAGCTACTGTGGTTGTCAAAGTTGTGGAGCCCAAAGAGGCTTTTGCTGCTTCTGATGTTAAAAGTGCTGCaaaggatgaggaggagaataATGTGACTTTTTACCTGATGATAACTTTGGGCTCagtttcaacactttttctcaTCAGTATCATCGTGCTGATTGCAATGCAGTGCTCCAAAACCACAGACTATACTTCTAAATATCTACAAGAGACTAATTATGATGGGACGCTGTGTCACAGCATCCAGTACAGATCTGGAGACAAACGGTACATGCTAGTAGGACCCAGAATGAGTATAGGATCTACTATAGTCCCGGGCAGCCATGCGAATACACTAGTGCTGCCTGACAGGAGAGGGACATCTGGAGAg
- the LOC116697055 gene encoding protocadherin alpha-7-like codes for MFHLHIMEQRQRQTWSKRTKWVAIMMVLVTFWSRALGQFRYSISEEEKEGTAVGNLAKDLGVDKTTLKDRGYRIVYGTTEPPFRVNQDDGILYVNRKIDREEVCDRSKVCLIDFKAVLENPLEVHYVAVEILDVNDHAPSFPERENSLEIPESALPGARFQLQAARDADSGLLSVQQYKLSLNEHFRLEVKDRGEDRKTPSLIIQKPLDRESAKTHALLLTAIDGGKPPRSGNMTIIVNVSDVNDNPPVFTQESYTVQLKENSSFGTTVIQVNATDLDEGLNGEVIYSFGNDVDAMARSRFDLNPMTGVITVAGAIDFEECSRYEIDIKASDKGPATLATEKSVIIHIVDVNDNAPEIEVTSFSRALPEDSKPGTTVAVISVKDSDSGLNGKVMCYISQDIPFMLTPALQNNMYSLVTKLLLDREKQSQYIVTIVCKDAGAPSLSSEKTIHIDVSDVNDNNPVFSQNPYTFYITENNNPGASILSVTARDDDESSNALISYHILRDTGGDHFFTSFINVNS; via the coding sequence atgtttcatctTCACATCATGGAACAAAGACAACGCCAAACATGGAGTAAGCGGACAAAGTGGGTTGCCATTATGATGGTTTTGGTTACGTTTTGGAGCAGAGCTTTAGGACAATTCCGATATTCCATCTccgaggaagagaaagaaggaacTGCTGTTGGAAATCTAGCAAAGGATTTAGGTGTTGATAAGACCACACTGAAGGACAGAGGGTACCGTATTGTCTACGGCACGACAGAGCCTCCTTTTCGAGTAAACCAGGATGATGGTATCTTGTATGTGAACCGGAAAATTGACAGAGAGGAAGTCTGTGACCGAAGTAAGGTTTGTTTAATCGACTTTAAAGCTGTGTTAGAAAATCCCCTGGAGGTGCACTATGTAGCGGTGGAGATTCTGGATGTCAACGACCACGCACCAAGCTTTCCCGAAAGAGAAAATTCTTTAGAAATTCCCGAATCTGCATTAccaggagcaagattccagttACAAGCTGCGCGTGATGCTGATAGTGGTTTATTATCCGTTCAGCAGTATAAGTTAAGTCTGAATGAACATTTTCGCTTGGAAGTGAAAGATCGTGGTGAGGACCGTAAAACTCCTAGTTTAATTATTCAAAAGCCACTTGATAGAGAATCTGCCAAGACCCATGCATTACTTCTGACAGCCATTGATGGAGGTAAACCTCCGCGATCCGGTAACATGACAATAATTGTTAATGTTTCCGATGTCAATGATAACCCCCCAGTTTTCACCCAGGAGTCATATACAGTGCAGCTAAAAGAAAATTCTTCTTTTGGTACAACTGTGATTCAAGTTAATGCAACTGATTTGGATGAAGGTTTAAATGGTGAAGTTATATATTCATTCGGAAATGATGTGGATGCAATGGCACGTTCACGTTTTGATTTAAATCCAATGACCGGAGTAATTACTGTAGCAGGGGCCATAGATTTTGAAGAATGTAGCAGATACGAAATTGATATCAAGGCATCCGACAAAGGTCCGGCTACACTAGCTACGGAAAAAAGCGTTATTATACACATTGTTGATGTAAACGACAATGCACCAGAGATTGAGGTGACATCTTTTTCTCGTGCGCTCCCGGAAGATTCAAAACCAGGAACCACAGTGGCCGTAATCAGTGTTAAAGATTCGGACTCTGGTCTCAACGGAAAAGTTATGTGTTACATAAGCCAAGATATTCCTTTCATGCTCACTCCAGCTTTACAAAATAACATGTATTCTTTGGTAACAAAATTGCTTTTGGATCGAGAGAAGCAATCGCAATATATTGTCACAATTGTATGTAAAGACGCAGGTGCACCATCTTTATCATCAGAAAAAACCATACACATAGATGTGTCAGATGTGAATGACAACAATCCAGTGTTTTCACAGAACCCATATACTTTCTACATAACTGAAAATAACAACCCGGGAGCATCTATTTTATCAGTGACAGCCCGTGATGATGACGAGAGCAGTAATGCACTTATTTCATATCACATATTAAGGGACACAGGCGGAGACCATTTTTTTACCTCTTTCATAAATGTCAACAGTTAA